A region of Rhodoferax potami DNA encodes the following proteins:
- a CDS encoding chalcone isomerase family protein, with amino-acid sequence MQRRHILAVGAITGWESLTHQALANGAPTPTEISRELPDAVLAGSARMRYFGFSVCDARLWVHPRFQLATYWQHPLALELTYQRDLKGAAIAQRSLEEMKRNGPIADDTAATWLTAMTGIFPNVSTGDRITGLQMVNAGTRFWYNGQTRATVADAEFSRLFFGIWLSDRTSEPRLRAELLAGLKS; translated from the coding sequence ATGCAACGCCGTCACATTCTCGCGGTAGGAGCGATCACTGGGTGGGAAAGCCTCACGCACCAAGCCTTGGCCAACGGTGCGCCCACCCCCACCGAAATCAGCCGCGAACTGCCCGATGCGGTGCTTGCGGGCAGCGCACGCATGCGGTATTTCGGCTTCTCGGTGTGTGATGCCCGCTTGTGGGTTCACCCGCGCTTTCAACTCGCCACTTACTGGCAGCATCCGCTGGCACTGGAGCTGACCTACCAGCGAGACCTGAAGGGAGCCGCGATTGCCCAGCGCTCGCTGGAGGAAATGAAGCGAAACGGCCCGATTGCAGATGACACCGCTGCGACGTGGCTCACCGCCATGACGGGCATTTTTCCGAATGTCAGCACCGGCGATCGCATCACAGGCTTGCAAATGGTGAACGCAGGCACTCGCTTTTGGTACAACGGGCAAACGCGTGCCACTGTGGCAGATGCCGAGTTCAGCAGGCTCTTTTTTGGCATCTGGTTGTCAGACCGCACGAGCGAACCTCGCTTGCGCGCTGAGCTGTTGGCAGGTTTGAAGTCGTGA